In one window of Mesotoga infera DNA:
- a CDS encoding CBS domain-containing protein, translating to MLNAPPRVSTISKSGKVVTIDLNDTVDKALKIIGEKAFSQIPVYEGRQFRGILTTNAIARWMAFVGEEERAYIKEMPIRDVMDYAEEDEAVVFVSRKATLFEIAASFSEFSALGKRLEAILVTENVRISETPLQIITIWDIPLISETLNS from the coding sequence ATGTTGAACGCTCCACCCAGGGTATCTACGATATCCAAATCAGGAAAAGTCGTGACAATCGACCTCAACGATACGGTGGACAAAGCCCTGAAGATCATAGGGGAGAAGGCATTCTCACAGATACCCGTCTATGAGGGAAGGCAGTTCAGAGGAATTCTCACTACGAATGCGATCGCAAGGTGGATGGCCTTTGTCGGCGAAGAAGAGAGGGCGTACATAAAAGAAATGCCGATTCGAGACGTGATGGACTATGCGGAAGAAGACGAGGCAGTCGTATTTGTTAGCAGAAAAGCGACTCTCTTCGAAATCGCAGCTTCATTCAGCGAGTTCAGTGCCCTGGGCAAAAGGCTTGAGGCGATACTTGTAACGGAAAACGTCAGAATAAGCGAGACTCCTCTGCAGATAATCACTATCTGGGATATTCCGCTCATATCTGAGACTCTAAACTCCTGA
- a CDS encoding helix-turn-helix domain-containing protein: MTELDNIGKKLKALRQSKRISIKKMADTSGVSSSLISQIEHGKVSPSLNTLKKILDAMGETVISLVQQSSHENTMKGFIKREDRMTVTVAPGLYYEVLSAPNKSYSMFISYLSPDAGTEDFFIHEGIESGLILKGKIELQLGDSTLVLEEGDSITHSSTIPHRWRNLGEEVAIGVWVVCPPSF; the protein is encoded by the coding sequence ATGACTGAACTCGATAACATCGGGAAGAAACTGAAAGCTTTGAGGCAGTCGAAAAGAATAAGCATAAAGAAGATGGCAGACACCTCCGGAGTTAGTTCCAGTTTAATCAGTCAAATTGAGCACGGAAAAGTATCCCCTTCGCTCAATACATTGAAGAAGATACTTGATGCAATGGGTGAGACAGTCATCTCACTGGTTCAGCAGAGTTCGCATGAGAATACAATGAAAGGCTTCATTAAGCGAGAAGACAGAATGACGGTCACTGTTGCGCCGGGCCTTTACTACGAGGTTCTTTCAGCCCCAAACAAGTCTTATTCCATGTTCATCTCGTATTTGAGTCCAGATGCGGGAACAGAAGATTTCTTCATTCATGAAGGGATAGAATCGGGATTAATCCTCAAAGGCAAGATCGAGCTTCAATTAGGCGATTCAACATTAGTCCTCGAAGAGGGAGATAGTATCACCCATAGCAGCACAATACCCCACAGGTGGAGAAATCTCGGAGAAGAGGTAGCAATTGGAGTCTGGGTAGTCTGTCCACCCAGTTTCTAA
- a CDS encoding DUF1177 domain-containing protein, which translates to MLSQVIDVLEILDSPAASGKMIGELFKQYDGVSIEIETIGESKGTTDVIRILIEGRDRSLPTLGVIGQLGGIGARPEMIGFVSDGDGAAAALAVALKAAQASSKGDRLPGDLFVATHICPNAPTQPHRPVPFMGSPVGTRQALEAMLKAEIGAVISIDTTKGNRLMNWKGIAITPTVKEGYILRVSEDLLDIYESVTGQPARVLPITMQDVTPYGNRVHHINSIMQPCTILKAPVVGLAITTEIAVAGCATGSSHEVDIALAARFSFEVAKRFGSDKCSFFDAEEYQRIRTLYGDMSRLVYSTEDLEDD; encoded by the coding sequence AAGCAGTACGACGGAGTGAGTATTGAGATTGAGACAATCGGCGAAAGTAAGGGTACTACGGATGTGATTAGAATTCTGATAGAAGGTCGAGACCGCTCGCTTCCCACACTGGGCGTGATCGGTCAGCTGGGAGGCATTGGAGCCAGGCCGGAGATGATTGGCTTTGTCAGCGACGGAGATGGTGCAGCAGCAGCCCTTGCGGTTGCGTTGAAAGCCGCCCAGGCAAGCAGCAAAGGAGATAGGCTTCCCGGAGATCTCTTCGTCGCTACGCACATTTGCCCGAACGCGCCCACACAACCTCATAGGCCAGTTCCCTTTATGGGATCGCCGGTCGGCACAAGGCAGGCGCTTGAGGCGATGCTTAAGGCTGAGATCGGTGCCGTGATTTCCATAGATACGACAAAAGGCAATAGACTCATGAACTGGAAGGGCATTGCAATAACGCCCACCGTAAAAGAAGGGTACATACTGAGAGTATCAGAAGACTTGCTTGATATCTATGAATCAGTAACCGGCCAGCCGGCAAGAGTTCTGCCGATTACAATGCAAGATGTCACTCCATATGGAAACAGAGTTCATCACATAAACAGTATTATGCAACCATGCACTATACTGAAAGCTCCCGTAGTCGGGCTGGCGATAACGACTGAGATAGCAGTGGCCGGATGTGCAACCGGCTCTTCGCACGAGGTCGATATTGCGCTTGCTGCTCGCTTCTCGTTTGAGGTTGCTAAGCGTTTTGGGTCGGACAAATGCAGCTTTTTCGACGCGGAAGAGTATCAAAGGATTAGGACGCTGTACGGTGATATGTCAAGACTTGTCTACTCAACAGAGGATCTTGAAGATGACTGA